In a genomic window of Cynocephalus volans isolate mCynVol1 chromosome 1, mCynVol1.pri, whole genome shotgun sequence:
- the LOC134364565 gene encoding keratin-associated protein 6-3 — protein sequence MSRLKSPTLLLYPRTISTTNTMCGSYYRNYYGSPCCGYGGYGGLGYGYGGLGCGYGGLGCGYGGLGYGYRSLGCGYGGLGCGYGGLGCGYGGLGCGYGYRRPGCGYGYGSRSLCGYGCGSGYGSGFGCCY from the coding sequence ATGTCCAGACTCAAGTCACCTACTCTCCTTCTCTACCCAAGGACAATCTCAACAACAAACACCATGTGTGGCAGCTACTACAGAAACTACTATGGCAGCCCTTGCTGTGGATACGGTGGCTATGGAGGCCTGGGCTATGGCTATGGAGGCCTGGGCTGTGGCTACGGAGGCCTGGGCTGTGGCTATGGAGGCCTGGGCTATGGCTACAGAAGCCTGGGCTGTGGCTACGGAGGCCTGGGCTGTGGCTATGGAGGCCTGGGCTGTGGCTATGGAGGTCTGGGTTGTGGCTATGGCTACCGCAGACCAGGCTGTGGTTATGGATATGGATCCCGCTCTCTCTGTGGCTATGGATGTGGCTCTGGCTATGGCTCTGGCTTTGGCTGCTGCTATTGA